A part of Aegilops tauschii subsp. strangulata cultivar AL8/78 chromosome 2, Aet v6.0, whole genome shotgun sequence genomic DNA contains:
- the LOC109735541 gene encoding uncharacterized protein isoform X1 — translation MKVAVVGGGVSGLAAAHELAASGGDGVRVTLYEEEASLGGHARTVAVDDGAGCVKLDLGFMVFNKVTYSHMMEWLEGLGVEMERSDMSFSVSTQSKGGGGGCEWGNGNGISSLLAQKTNILKPSFWRMVCEILKFKNDALTYLEDHEHNPDLDRKETLGQFIQSHGYSLSFQEAYLIPVCTGMWSCSSQDVLSLSAFLVLSFCRNHGLVQLFRHSQLPTVKPRSQSYVNKVKGELESIGCRIKTSCQVKSISSIDGAAGYRVLEKDGSEETYDSVILGVHAPNALKVLGIEATHHERRILGACQYVHRDIYLHCDQNLMPRNTSAWSAWNFLGTTSRGFSVTYWLNQIQKVESVRPFLVTLNPPCVPDHVLLKWNASLPVPSVAAAKAYLQLDQIQGKRGIWFCGVYNGHGFHEDGLKSGKAAAQGLLGKKCDVLLNPKKMSPSWTEAGARLLVTRFFNQYISIGNLILVEEGGSVFSFGKACDKCCVKSVIQVHDPLFYWKVAIEGGMGLAEAYIDGCYSVLDKREGLLNLILILIANRDERRNRRIARKGFWLSPFHVIAQLAYAKHFLRQTSRKNTATQTRRNISQHYDLSNDFFSLFLDKTMTYSCAVFKDNESLEAAQQRKLSLLINKAKVKREHHVLDIGSGWGSLAIETVKQTGCKYTGVTLSAEQHKYAERKVREAGLEDRINFLLCDYRKIPPFKYDTIISCGMIEHVGHEYMDEFFACCESYLAEDGILVLQFISVPEERYEQYRKRPDFIKEYIFPGGCLPSLARIMSAMTTSSRFCIEHVENIGPNYYTTLMHWRDNFMANKDEVLALGFDERFLRIWEYYLIFSAAGFKSRALGDYQVVFSRPGNRRLGQP, via the exons ATGAAGGTGGCGGTGGTTGGTGGCGGCGTGAGTGGGCTGGCGGCGGCGCACGAGCTTGCCGCCAGCGGCGGAGACGGCGTGCGCGTGACCCTGTACGAGGAGGAGGCCTCCCTCGGGGGGCACGCCAGGACGGTGGCCGTCGATGACGGCGCCGGCTGCGTCAAGCTCGACCTCGGCTTCATGGTCTTCAACAAG GTAACATATTCCCACATGATGGAGTGGTTAGAAGGGCTCGGTGTTGAGATGGAGAGGTCGGACATGTCTTTCTCAGTGAGCACACAATCtaaaggaggcggcggaggatGTGAGTGGGGAAATGGCAACGGTATATCGAGCCTCTTGGCGCAAAAAACCAACATACTGAAACCCAGTTTTTGGCGCATGGTCTGTGAGATACTCAAGTTCAAGAATGATGCTCTGAC GTACCTGGAGGACCATGAACATAACCCTGATCTGGACCGTAAAGAGACACTGGGGCAGTTCATTCAGTCGCATGGATATTCCCTATCGTTTCAAGAGGCTTATCTT ATTCCAGTCTGCACAGGCATGTGGTCATGTTCATCACAAGATGTTTTGAGCTTGTCTGCTTTCTTGGTGCTGTCATTTTGCCGTAACCATGGCCTTGTTCAG CTGTTTCGTCACTCCCAGTTGCCAACTGTCAAGCCTCGTTCGCAGTCCTATGTAAACAAG GTAAAAGGAGAATTGGAGAGCATTGGCTGTCGAATTAAAACTAGCTGCCAGGTCAAATCTATTTCAAGTATTGATGGAG CAGCTGGCTACAGAGTCTTGGAGAAGGATGGTTCAGAGGAAACATATGACAGTGTCATCCTTGGGGTCCATGCACCCAATGCTCTCAAAGTACTAGGAATTGAAGCTACACATCACGAACGGAGAATTCTAGGTGCTTGTCAGTATGTCCACAG GGATATATACCTCCACTGTGATCAAAATCTGATGCCCCGAAATACGTCGGCATGGAGTGCTTGGAATTTTCTGGGGACAACTAGCAGGGGTTTTTCTGTTACTTACTGGCTAAACCAAATTCAG AAAGTTGAATCTGTCAGGCCTTTCCTGGTGACACTCAATCCCCCTTGTGTTCCGGATCATGTACTGCTTAAATGGAATGCAAGCCTTCCTGTTCCGTCTGTGGCCGCGGCGAAGGCTTATCTTCAGCTTGATCAGATCCAGGGAAAGAGGGGAATATGGTTCTGTGGTGTATATAACG GTCATGGCTTCCACGAAGACGGATTGAAG TCCGGGAAAGCAGCAGCTCAAGGTTTGCTTGGAAAGAAATGTGATGTTCTGCTGAACCCAAAGAAGATGTCTCCATCATGGACTGAGGCTGGGGCGCGCCTTCTAGTTACAAGATTTTTCAACCAATACATATCAATTGGTAACTTGAT ATTGGTCGAAGAAGGAGGTAGTGTGTTCAGCTTTGGTAAAGCTTGCGACAAATGCTGTGTAAAATCTGTCATCCAAGTTCACGACCCCTTGTTCTATTGGAAG GTTGCAATAGAGGGAGGCATGGGTTTGGCAGAAGCCTATATTGATGGTTGTTACTCTGTTCTTGACAAGAGAGAAGGCCTTCTGAATCTTATCCTG ATTCTCATTGCTAACAGAGACGAGCGTAGGAACCGCCGCATTGCCAGAAAAGG GTTTTGGTTGTCACCCTTCCATGTAATAGCTCAATTGGCATATGCTAAACACTTTTTGCGCCAGACCTCGAGGAAGAACACTGCGACACAAACTCGTCGAAACATCTCTCAGCACTATGATCTT AGTAATGACTTTTTCTCGCTTTTTCTGGATAAAACGATGACTTACTCTTGTGCAGTTTTCAAG GATAATGAAAGCTTAGAAGCAGCCCAGCAACGTAAACTTAGCCTTCTAATCAACAAG GCTAAAGTCAAGAGGGAGCATCATGTTCTTGATATCGGTAGCGGTTGGGGAAGTTTAGCAATCGAAACAGTTAAGCAAACTGGCTGCAAATACACTGGAGTCACTTTGTCGGCGGAGCAGCATAAATACGCTGAGAGAAAAGTCAGAGAAGCTGGCTTAGAG GACCGCATAAATTTTCTGCTGTGCGACTACCGTAAAATACCACCTTTTAAGTATGACACAATCATAAGCTG CGGTATGATTGAACATGTTGGCCATGAATACATGGACGAATTTTTTGCTTGCTGTGAGTCTTACTTGGCTGAAGATGGGATATTGGTTCTCCAG TTCATCTCAGTTCCAGAGGAACGGTACGAGCAATACAGAAAAAGGCCAGACTTCATAAAAGAATACATATTCCCTGGCGGTTGCCTTCCTTCTTTGGCCCGTATAATGTCTGCCATGACCACGTCATCAAGGTTTTG CATAGAGCATGTCGAGAATATTGGACCCAATTACTACACAACTCTGATGCACTGGAGGGACAACTTCATGGCCAACAAAGA TGAAGTTTTGGCCCTGGGCTTTGATGAAAGGTTCC
- the LOC109735541 gene encoding uncharacterized protein isoform X2, whose translation MKVAVVGGGVSGLAAAHELAASGGDGVRVTLYEEEASLGGHARTVAVDDGAGCVKLDLGFMVFNKVTYSHMMEWLEGLGVEMERSDMSFSVSTQSKGGGGGCEWGNGNGISSLLAQKTNILKPSFWRMVCEILKFKNDALTYLEDHEHNPDLDRKETLGQFIQSHGYSLSFQEAYLIPVCTGMWSCSSQDVLSLSAFLVLSFCRNHGLVQLFRHSQLPTVKPRSQSYVNKVKGELESIGCRIKTSCQVKSISSIDGAGYRVLEKDGSEETYDSVILGVHAPNALKVLGIEATHHERRILGACQYVHRDIYLHCDQNLMPRNTSAWSAWNFLGTTSRGFSVTYWLNQIQKVESVRPFLVTLNPPCVPDHVLLKWNASLPVPSVAAAKAYLQLDQIQGKRGIWFCGVYNGHGFHEDGLKSGKAAAQGLLGKKCDVLLNPKKMSPSWTEAGARLLVTRFFNQYISIGNLILVEEGGSVFSFGKACDKCCVKSVIQVHDPLFYWKVAIEGGMGLAEAYIDGCYSVLDKREGLLNLILILIANRDERRNRRIARKGFWLSPFHVIAQLAYAKHFLRQTSRKNTATQTRRNISQHYDLSNDFFSLFLDKTMTYSCAVFKDNESLEAAQQRKLSLLINKAKVKREHHVLDIGSGWGSLAIETVKQTGCKYTGVTLSAEQHKYAERKVREAGLEDRINFLLCDYRKIPPFKYDTIISCGMIEHVGHEYMDEFFACCESYLAEDGILVLQFISVPEERYEQYRKRPDFIKEYIFPGGCLPSLARIMSAMTTSSRFCIEHVENIGPNYYTTLMHWRDNFMANKDEVLALGFDERFLRIWEYYLIFSAAGFKSRALGDYQVVFSRPGNRRLGQP comes from the exons ATGAAGGTGGCGGTGGTTGGTGGCGGCGTGAGTGGGCTGGCGGCGGCGCACGAGCTTGCCGCCAGCGGCGGAGACGGCGTGCGCGTGACCCTGTACGAGGAGGAGGCCTCCCTCGGGGGGCACGCCAGGACGGTGGCCGTCGATGACGGCGCCGGCTGCGTCAAGCTCGACCTCGGCTTCATGGTCTTCAACAAG GTAACATATTCCCACATGATGGAGTGGTTAGAAGGGCTCGGTGTTGAGATGGAGAGGTCGGACATGTCTTTCTCAGTGAGCACACAATCtaaaggaggcggcggaggatGTGAGTGGGGAAATGGCAACGGTATATCGAGCCTCTTGGCGCAAAAAACCAACATACTGAAACCCAGTTTTTGGCGCATGGTCTGTGAGATACTCAAGTTCAAGAATGATGCTCTGAC GTACCTGGAGGACCATGAACATAACCCTGATCTGGACCGTAAAGAGACACTGGGGCAGTTCATTCAGTCGCATGGATATTCCCTATCGTTTCAAGAGGCTTATCTT ATTCCAGTCTGCACAGGCATGTGGTCATGTTCATCACAAGATGTTTTGAGCTTGTCTGCTTTCTTGGTGCTGTCATTTTGCCGTAACCATGGCCTTGTTCAG CTGTTTCGTCACTCCCAGTTGCCAACTGTCAAGCCTCGTTCGCAGTCCTATGTAAACAAG GTAAAAGGAGAATTGGAGAGCATTGGCTGTCGAATTAAAACTAGCTGCCAGGTCAAATCTATTTCAAGTATTGATGGAG CTGGCTACAGAGTCTTGGAGAAGGATGGTTCAGAGGAAACATATGACAGTGTCATCCTTGGGGTCCATGCACCCAATGCTCTCAAAGTACTAGGAATTGAAGCTACACATCACGAACGGAGAATTCTAGGTGCTTGTCAGTATGTCCACAG GGATATATACCTCCACTGTGATCAAAATCTGATGCCCCGAAATACGTCGGCATGGAGTGCTTGGAATTTTCTGGGGACAACTAGCAGGGGTTTTTCTGTTACTTACTGGCTAAACCAAATTCAG AAAGTTGAATCTGTCAGGCCTTTCCTGGTGACACTCAATCCCCCTTGTGTTCCGGATCATGTACTGCTTAAATGGAATGCAAGCCTTCCTGTTCCGTCTGTGGCCGCGGCGAAGGCTTATCTTCAGCTTGATCAGATCCAGGGAAAGAGGGGAATATGGTTCTGTGGTGTATATAACG GTCATGGCTTCCACGAAGACGGATTGAAG TCCGGGAAAGCAGCAGCTCAAGGTTTGCTTGGAAAGAAATGTGATGTTCTGCTGAACCCAAAGAAGATGTCTCCATCATGGACTGAGGCTGGGGCGCGCCTTCTAGTTACAAGATTTTTCAACCAATACATATCAATTGGTAACTTGAT ATTGGTCGAAGAAGGAGGTAGTGTGTTCAGCTTTGGTAAAGCTTGCGACAAATGCTGTGTAAAATCTGTCATCCAAGTTCACGACCCCTTGTTCTATTGGAAG GTTGCAATAGAGGGAGGCATGGGTTTGGCAGAAGCCTATATTGATGGTTGTTACTCTGTTCTTGACAAGAGAGAAGGCCTTCTGAATCTTATCCTG ATTCTCATTGCTAACAGAGACGAGCGTAGGAACCGCCGCATTGCCAGAAAAGG GTTTTGGTTGTCACCCTTCCATGTAATAGCTCAATTGGCATATGCTAAACACTTTTTGCGCCAGACCTCGAGGAAGAACACTGCGACACAAACTCGTCGAAACATCTCTCAGCACTATGATCTT AGTAATGACTTTTTCTCGCTTTTTCTGGATAAAACGATGACTTACTCTTGTGCAGTTTTCAAG GATAATGAAAGCTTAGAAGCAGCCCAGCAACGTAAACTTAGCCTTCTAATCAACAAG GCTAAAGTCAAGAGGGAGCATCATGTTCTTGATATCGGTAGCGGTTGGGGAAGTTTAGCAATCGAAACAGTTAAGCAAACTGGCTGCAAATACACTGGAGTCACTTTGTCGGCGGAGCAGCATAAATACGCTGAGAGAAAAGTCAGAGAAGCTGGCTTAGAG GACCGCATAAATTTTCTGCTGTGCGACTACCGTAAAATACCACCTTTTAAGTATGACACAATCATAAGCTG CGGTATGATTGAACATGTTGGCCATGAATACATGGACGAATTTTTTGCTTGCTGTGAGTCTTACTTGGCTGAAGATGGGATATTGGTTCTCCAG TTCATCTCAGTTCCAGAGGAACGGTACGAGCAATACAGAAAAAGGCCAGACTTCATAAAAGAATACATATTCCCTGGCGGTTGCCTTCCTTCTTTGGCCCGTATAATGTCTGCCATGACCACGTCATCAAGGTTTTG CATAGAGCATGTCGAGAATATTGGACCCAATTACTACACAACTCTGATGCACTGGAGGGACAACTTCATGGCCAACAAAGA TGAAGTTTTGGCCCTGGGCTTTGATGAAAGGTTCC